Proteins co-encoded in one Cupriavidus nantongensis genomic window:
- a CDS encoding ABC transporter ATP-binding protein translates to MTLPDLEPAPMPAPGTTLMCVDKLSVTFGHGEHATRAVRDVSFDLRAGERYALVGESGSGKTVTALAMLRLVEDAYYDGAIRFEGKNLLEVSDREMRAIRGAEIAMIFQEPMTALNPLYTIGNQIVETLALHEGLDRRAARERAIALLERTGISDAAHRFDSFPHQLSGGQRQRAMIAMALACRPKLLLADEPTTALDVTIRAQILDLLRDLQAEFGMAVMLITHDLNLVRAFAQRVGVMEKGVLVETGDTASVFASPQHPYTRKLIDSRPRREVLPLVPLAPVLLEANKLGVSYARKRRGLAGWFGKDQFAAVKDVDFQLREGETLGIVGESGSGKTTLAHTVLALQRKSAGTIHFLGRSFDTATRDDRRKLRARMQVVFQDPFGSLAPRMTIEQIVGEGLALHQPGLSREATRQRVIEALREVGLDRTALGRYPHEFSGGQRQRIAIARVLILKPQILVLDEPTSALDVSIQQQVLALLSQLQHKYNLSYLFISHDLAVIRAMAHRVIVMKAGEVVESGDTEVVLGAPQHPYTRKLMAAAQVGAA, encoded by the coding sequence ATGACCTTGCCGGACCTGGAGCCGGCACCGATGCCCGCGCCAGGGACCACGCTGATGTGCGTCGACAAGCTGTCGGTCACCTTCGGCCATGGCGAGCATGCCACCCGCGCGGTGCGCGACGTCAGCTTCGACCTGCGTGCCGGCGAGCGCTATGCGCTGGTGGGCGAGTCGGGTTCGGGCAAGACCGTGACGGCGCTGGCCATGCTGCGGCTGGTGGAAGACGCCTACTACGATGGCGCGATCCGTTTCGAGGGCAAGAACCTGCTCGAGGTCTCCGACCGCGAGATGCGTGCGATCCGCGGCGCCGAGATCGCGATGATCTTCCAGGAACCGATGACCGCGCTGAACCCGCTGTACACCATCGGCAATCAGATCGTCGAAACCCTGGCGCTGCACGAAGGCCTCGACCGCCGCGCCGCGCGCGAGCGCGCCATCGCGCTGCTCGAGCGCACCGGCATCAGCGATGCCGCGCATCGCTTCGACAGCTTCCCGCACCAGCTGTCAGGCGGCCAGCGCCAGCGCGCCATGATCGCGATGGCGCTGGCGTGCCGGCCCAAGCTGCTGCTGGCCGATGAGCCGACCACGGCGCTGGATGTCACCATCCGCGCGCAGATCCTCGACCTGCTGCGCGACCTGCAGGCCGAGTTCGGCATGGCGGTGATGCTGATCACCCATGACCTCAACCTGGTGCGCGCCTTCGCGCAACGGGTCGGCGTGATGGAGAAGGGCGTGCTGGTGGAAACCGGCGACACCGCCAGCGTGTTCGCGTCGCCACAGCACCCCTATACCCGCAAGCTGATCGACAGCCGCCCGCGGCGCGAGGTGCTGCCGCTGGTGCCGCTGGCGCCGGTGCTGCTCGAGGCGAACAAGCTGGGCGTCAGCTATGCGCGCAAGCGCCGCGGCCTGGCCGGGTGGTTCGGCAAGGACCAGTTTGCGGCGGTCAAGGATGTCGACTTCCAGCTGCGCGAGGGCGAGACCCTGGGCATCGTCGGCGAGTCCGGCTCGGGCAAGACCACGCTGGCGCATACCGTGCTGGCGCTGCAGCGCAAGAGCGCCGGCACCATCCATTTCCTGGGCCGCAGCTTCGACACCGCTACGCGCGACGATCGCCGCAAGCTGCGCGCGCGCATGCAGGTAGTGTTCCAGGACCCGTTCGGCTCGCTGGCGCCGCGCATGACCATCGAGCAGATCGTCGGCGAAGGGCTGGCGCTGCACCAGCCCGGGCTGTCGCGCGAGGCCACGCGCCAGCGCGTGATCGAGGCGCTGCGCGAGGTCGGCCTCGACCGCACCGCGCTGGGCCGCTATCCGCACGAGTTCTCGGGCGGACAGCGCCAGCGCATCGCCATCGCCCGCGTGCTGATCCTCAAGCCCCAGATACTGGTGCTGGACGAGCCCACCTCGGCGCTGGACGTGTCGATCCAGCAGCAGGTGCTGGCGCTGCTGTCCCAGCTGCAGCACAAGTACAACCTCAGCTATCTCTTCATCAGCCACGACCTGGCGGTGATCCGAGCCATGGCGCACCGGGTCATCGTGATGAAGGCCGGCGAGGTGGTCGAGTCGGGCGACACCGAAGTGGTGCTGGGGGCACCGCAACATCCCTATACGCGCAAGCTGATGGCGGCGGCGCAGGTCGGTGCGGCGTGA
- a CDS encoding ArnT family glycosyltransferase — translation MRQANTSPVQLTAAATGALPRALLLAICIIYGLVGLFGRDPWKNEDAAGFGVMWQLATGSTHDWLMPNIVGRPYSEDGPLVFWIGALMIRGFGGWLGATDAARLATALFFFATCACIWYTTYLLGRRDEVQPFAYAFGGQPNARDYGRTLADGALLIFLACVGLAMRGHETTPQVGQVAFIALALYGMVRSLDKPTQGSLIYGAALGGLTLASGPLLALALLFGTAVCALVCKPLPWRRLAAVAIPLALLIVAAWLAAAYFGAADRNEAVTFIREWSRYDRRSYGSPNMATFGFNMRNLFLYTWPVWPIAGWAWIAWTGMRRAPHVAAPLALLLPVLVLLFLQRSAGDVQFILLLPPMAVLAAFALPTLARGVINAIDWFALLFFTIFGGTVWFMWIAKTTGWPPRIARNVFRQLPGYQHEFTIAAVVFALAATLAWVLIVRWRLSRAPKQIWRPVVISAAGTTLMWVMAMTLWLPSINYGKTYRDVAQAASMALPPAYQCVQPIRMGDAQLASFAYFGHIRFGGPNDGCDVLLRHDSVDYGEPGNISHFEWRLIWEGRRPADRDERFRMYRLVDTARAVHPRPDLPRRRLPRQP, via the coding sequence ATGCGTCAAGCCAACACCTCACCCGTCCAGTTGACCGCAGCCGCCACCGGCGCCCTGCCGCGCGCGCTGCTGCTGGCCATCTGCATCATCTACGGCCTGGTCGGCCTGTTCGGGCGCGACCCCTGGAAGAACGAGGACGCCGCCGGCTTTGGCGTGATGTGGCAGCTCGCCACCGGCAGCACCCACGACTGGCTGATGCCCAACATCGTCGGCCGCCCGTACAGCGAGGACGGCCCGCTGGTGTTCTGGATCGGCGCGCTGATGATCCGCGGCTTCGGCGGCTGGCTGGGCGCGACCGACGCGGCGCGGCTGGCGACGGCGTTGTTCTTCTTCGCCACCTGCGCCTGCATCTGGTACACCACCTACCTGCTGGGCCGGCGCGATGAGGTCCAGCCCTTTGCCTATGCCTTCGGCGGCCAGCCCAATGCGCGCGACTACGGCCGCACGCTGGCCGACGGCGCGCTGCTGATCTTCCTCGCCTGCGTGGGCCTGGCCATGCGCGGGCACGAGACCACGCCGCAGGTCGGCCAGGTCGCGTTCATCGCGCTGGCGCTGTACGGCATGGTGCGCAGCCTCGACAAGCCCACCCAGGGCAGCCTGATCTATGGCGCCGCGCTGGGCGGCCTGACGCTGGCGAGCGGACCGCTGCTGGCGCTGGCGCTGCTGTTCGGCACGGCGGTGTGCGCGCTGGTGTGCAAGCCGCTGCCATGGCGGCGCCTTGCCGCGGTTGCGATTCCGCTGGCGCTGCTGATCGTGGCGGCATGGCTGGCGGCCGCCTATTTCGGCGCGGCCGACCGCAACGAGGCCGTGACCTTTATCCGCGAATGGTCGCGCTATGACCGCCGCAGCTACGGCTCGCCCAATATGGCGACGTTCGGCTTCAACATGCGCAACCTGTTCCTGTACACGTGGCCGGTGTGGCCGATCGCGGGCTGGGCCTGGATCGCCTGGACCGGCATGCGCCGGGCGCCCCATGTCGCGGCGCCGCTGGCGCTGCTGCTGCCGGTGCTGGTGCTGCTGTTTTTGCAGCGCAGTGCCGGCGACGTGCAGTTCATCCTGCTGTTGCCGCCGATGGCGGTGCTGGCCGCCTTTGCGCTGCCGACGCTGGCGCGCGGCGTGATCAACGCCATCGACTGGTTCGCGCTGCTGTTCTTCACCATCTTCGGCGGCACGGTCTGGTTTATGTGGATCGCCAAGACCACCGGCTGGCCGCCGCGCATCGCGCGCAACGTGTTCCGCCAGCTGCCTGGCTACCAGCATGAATTCACCATCGCCGCGGTGGTGTTTGCGCTGGCGGCGACGCTGGCCTGGGTGCTGATCGTGCGCTGGCGCCTGTCGCGCGCGCCCAAGCAGATCTGGCGCCCGGTGGTGATTTCCGCGGCCGGCACCACGCTGATGTGGGTGATGGCGATGACGCTGTGGCTGCCGTCGATCAACTACGGCAAGACTTATCGCGACGTGGCCCAGGCGGCATCGATGGCGCTGCCGCCGGCCTACCAGTGCGTGCAGCCGATCCGCATGGGCGATGCGCAGCTGGCATCGTTCGCCTACTTCGGCCATATCCGCTTCGGCGGCCCCAACGACGGCTGCGACGTGCTGCTGCGCCACGATTCGGTCGACTACGGCGAGCCGGGCAATATCTCGCACTTCGAGTGGCGGCTGATCTGGGAAGGCCGGCGCCCGGCCGACCGCGACGAGCGCTTCCGCATGTACCGCCTGGTCGATACCGCACGCGCGGTCCACCCGCGCCCCGACCTGCCGCGACGCCGGCTGCCGCGCCAGCCCTGA
- a CDS encoding MATE family efflux transporter translates to MTLFQDLRRIASLAAPVLAGQLAVIAFGVIDTVMAGRASATDLAAVGLGGSIYVTIYISLMGVLQALSPIAGQLYGAGRLEAIGAEVRQAAWLGAALALPGVLLLAFPGPLLAFAKAPPELVEKATAYLHFGAFGLPAALAFRIYSALNNALSRPIMVTVLQVAGLALKVPLNAWFIHGGLGVPAMGGPGCGLASTLISWTWCIAGVLILRYGSAYHALRIFDTWSWPAAAPLRALLRLGVPMGLTYLIEITSFTLMSIFITRLGTVTLAGHQIIANLGAVAYMLPLSLGIATSTLVAQHLGARDRAGASRLAWRGIRMAVVLAVLTGALLWLLRKPVLDAYASDPAVVAAALPLVLFVAFYQAFDAVQVMTAFILRAYKIALIPTVIYAGSLWGIGLGGGYVLGFGLIDGMPAFTRGASGFWLANSISLGIAGALLVRYFSRVSRDSEN, encoded by the coding sequence ATGACACTGTTCCAAGACCTTCGTCGCATTGCCAGCCTGGCCGCCCCGGTGCTGGCCGGGCAACTCGCCGTGATCGCCTTCGGCGTGATCGATACCGTGATGGCCGGGCGCGCATCCGCCACCGACCTCGCCGCCGTGGGCCTGGGCGGGTCGATCTACGTGACCATCTATATCAGCCTGATGGGCGTGCTGCAGGCACTGTCGCCCATCGCCGGCCAGCTCTATGGTGCCGGCCGCCTCGAGGCAATCGGTGCGGAAGTGCGACAGGCCGCCTGGCTGGGCGCGGCGCTGGCGCTGCCTGGCGTGCTGCTGCTGGCGTTTCCCGGTCCGCTGCTGGCCTTCGCCAAGGCGCCGCCGGAACTGGTCGAGAAGGCCACCGCCTACCTGCATTTCGGCGCCTTCGGCCTGCCGGCGGCATTGGCCTTCCGCATTTACTCGGCGCTGAACAATGCGCTGTCGCGGCCGATCATGGTGACGGTGCTGCAGGTCGCGGGGCTGGCGCTGAAGGTGCCGCTCAACGCCTGGTTCATCCACGGCGGCCTGGGCGTGCCGGCGATGGGCGGCCCCGGCTGCGGCCTGGCGTCGACGCTGATCAGCTGGACCTGGTGCATCGCCGGAGTGCTGATCCTGCGTTATGGCAGCGCCTACCATGCGCTGCGCATCTTCGACACCTGGAGCTGGCCCGCGGCCGCGCCGCTGCGCGCGCTGTTGCGGCTGGGCGTGCCGATGGGATTGACCTACCTGATCGAGATCACGTCGTTCACGCTGATGTCGATCTTCATCACGCGCCTGGGCACGGTGACGCTCGCCGGCCACCAGATCATCGCCAACCTTGGCGCCGTGGCGTACATGCTGCCGCTGTCGCTTGGGATTGCGACCTCGACGCTGGTGGCGCAGCATCTCGGCGCGCGCGACCGGGCTGGCGCCAGCCGCCTTGCCTGGCGCGGCATCCGCATGGCGGTGGTGCTGGCAGTGCTGACCGGCGCGCTGCTGTGGCTGCTGCGCAAGCCCGTGCTCGACGCCTATGCCAGCGATCCCGCGGTGGTCGCCGCGGCGCTGCCGCTGGTGCTGTTCGTGGCGTTCTACCAGGCCTTCGACGCGGTGCAGGTGATGACGGCCTTTATCCTGCGCGCGTACAAGATCGCACTGATCCCGACCGTGATCTACGCCGGCTCGCTGTGGGGCATCGGGCTGGGCGGCGGTTACGTGCTGGGCTTTGGCCTGATCGACGGCATGCCGGCCTTCACGCGCGGCGCGAGCGGCTTCTGGCTGGCCAACAGCATCAGCCTGGGTATTGCAGGCGCGCTGCTGGTGCGGTATTTCAGCCGGGTCAGCAGGGATTCGGAAAACTGA
- a CDS encoding C40 family peptidase yields MQRSVLHSLARAAVGFALACGATVSNGVLADTVFKDADTRIESAAQAVDAHPEGKRGLLSSVVNSTSNVASKAGDLVMNALGLIGVRYRFGGNTPESGLDCSGFVRYVFHDTFGFMLPRRSVEISRVGTTVATSDLRPGDLVFFNTMRQTFSHVGIYIGDNKFVHAPSTGSKIRVDDMRAAYWVTRYNGARRIDDGKERSAEGLDGMVETLKRYDPKAARASLYGG; encoded by the coding sequence ATGCAGCGATCGGTGCTTCATTCCCTGGCGCGCGCCGCCGTCGGATTTGCCCTTGCCTGCGGTGCGACTGTGTCGAATGGAGTGCTGGCGGATACGGTATTCAAGGATGCCGACACCCGTATCGAATCCGCGGCCCAGGCCGTGGATGCGCATCCGGAAGGCAAGCGCGGCTTGCTGTCGTCGGTGGTGAATTCCACCAGCAACGTTGCCAGCAAGGCTGGCGACCTGGTCATGAACGCGCTGGGCCTGATCGGCGTGCGTTACCGCTTCGGCGGCAATACGCCCGAGTCCGGTCTGGACTGCAGCGGCTTCGTCCGCTACGTGTTCCATGACACCTTCGGCTTCATGCTGCCGCGCCGCTCCGTCGAAATCAGCCGCGTCGGCACCACCGTGGCGACCAGCGACCTGCGTCCGGGCGACCTGGTGTTCTTCAACACCATGCGCCAGACCTTCTCGCATGTCGGCATCTATATCGGCGACAACAAGTTCGTGCACGCGCCGTCCACCGGCAGCAAGATCCGCGTCGACGACATGCGCGCGGCCTATTGGGTGACCCGCTACAACGGCGCGCGCCGCATCGACGACGGCAAGGAGCGCAGTGCCGAGGGCCTGGACGGCATGGTCGAGACGCTCAAGCGCTACGATCCCAAGGCGGCCCGCGCGTCGCTGTACGGCGGCTGA
- a CDS encoding ABC transporter permease codes for MKPFSHAAPNGLPHSPSPRQRAWQRFRRNRRGYWSLVIFVVIFVLSLGAELLSSNRPLVVHYKGEWYFPIVKVYPETTFDGDFATPADYLDPYIRDRITTNGNFAVFPLNRYSYDSLNYFAKEPNPAPPSAENWLGTDDRGRDVLARLLYGFRVSVLFALALTVIGVLVGTLTGALMGFFGGRFDLFSQRAIEIWSSMPELYLLIIFASIFEPSLALLIILLSLFGWMGLSDYVRAEFYRNRSLDYVKAARALGLSNVQIMWRHILPNSLTPVITFLPFRMSAAILALTSLDFLGLGVPPTTPSLGELLAQGKANLDAWWISLSTFAVLVVTLLLLTFMGDALRDAFDTRLGLAALRGRVEPKVPAGAPTGAAPEATP; via the coding sequence ATGAAACCGTTCTCGCACGCGGCGCCCAACGGCCTGCCGCATTCGCCTTCGCCGCGCCAGCGCGCCTGGCAGCGCTTTCGCCGCAACCGGCGTGGCTACTGGAGCCTGGTGATCTTCGTCGTCATCTTCGTGCTCAGCCTGGGCGCCGAGTTGCTGTCGAGCAACCGGCCGCTGGTGGTGCACTACAAGGGCGAATGGTATTTCCCCATCGTCAAGGTCTATCCCGAGACCACCTTCGACGGCGATTTCGCCACGCCGGCCGATTACCTGGACCCGTATATCCGCGACCGCATCACCACCAACGGCAATTTCGCGGTGTTTCCGCTGAACCGGTATTCGTATGACTCGCTCAACTACTTCGCCAAGGAACCGAACCCGGCGCCGCCTTCGGCAGAGAACTGGCTGGGAACCGACGACCGCGGTCGCGACGTGCTGGCGCGGCTGCTGTATGGCTTTCGCGTGTCGGTGCTGTTCGCGCTGGCGCTGACGGTGATCGGGGTGCTGGTCGGCACGTTGACCGGGGCGCTGATGGGCTTCTTCGGCGGGCGCTTCGATCTGTTCTCGCAACGCGCCATCGAGATCTGGAGCTCGATGCCCGAGCTTTACCTGCTGATCATCTTCGCCTCGATCTTCGAGCCCAGCCTGGCGCTGCTGATCATCCTGCTGTCGCTGTTCGGCTGGATGGGGCTGTCCGACTACGTGCGCGCCGAGTTCTACCGCAACCGCTCGCTCGACTACGTCAAGGCCGCGCGCGCGCTGGGCTTGTCCAACGTGCAGATCATGTGGCGCCATATCCTGCCCAACAGCCTGACCCCGGTGATCACCTTCCTGCCATTCCGCATGAGCGCGGCCATCCTGGCGCTGACCAGCCTCGACTTCCTCGGCCTGGGCGTGCCGCCCACCACGCCCAGCCTGGGCGAGCTGCTGGCGCAGGGCAAGGCCAATCTCGACGCGTGGTGGATCTCGCTGTCGACCTTCGCGGTGCTGGTGGTGACGCTGCTGCTGCTGACCTTTATGGGCGACGCGCTGCGCGATGCCTTCGATACCCGGCTGGGCCTGGCCGCGCTGCGCGGCCGCGTCGAACCCAAGGTTCCCGCAGGCGCGCCCACCGGTGCGGCACCGGAGGCCACGCCATGA
- a CDS encoding type B 50S ribosomal protein L31, which translates to MKEGIHPNYREVVFQDMSSDFSFITRSTIQTKDTIVKDGKEYPLAKIEVSSESHPFYTGTQKIMDTAGRVEKFRQKFGNKLGKAAK; encoded by the coding sequence ATGAAAGAAGGCATTCACCCGAATTACCGCGAAGTCGTGTTCCAGGACATGTCCAGCGACTTCAGCTTCATCACCCGCTCGACCATCCAGACCAAGGACACGATCGTGAAGGACGGCAAGGAATACCCGCTGGCCAAGATCGAAGTCTCGTCGGAATCGCACCCGTTCTACACCGGCACCCAGAAGATCATGGACACCGCCGGCCGCGTGGAAAAGTTCCGCCAGAAGTTCGGCAACAAGCTGGGCAAGGCTGCGAAGTAA
- a CDS encoding patatin-like phospholipase family protein: protein MQRRHFLGISAAALLAGCAFGPRPAPPVATTPPSPPTPRPVKIGLALGGGAARGFAHIGVIKALEAQGIRADLVTGTSAGAVVAALYASGLNGFELNKLALTMDEAAIADWALPFGTRFGGWLKGEALQNYVNRLVQNRPIEAMKLPLGIVATDLKSGDKILFRRGNTGQAVRASSSVPGVFQPVSIQGHDYVDGGLVEPVPVDSARSMGADFVIAVNISADPSAQQHAGQSGVLLQTTAIMGQSINKMALARADVVIRPQLPDMGGSDFNARNRAVLAGEQATAAVMATLRQRLEQARLAPAAKVAAQ from the coding sequence ATGCAACGACGTCATTTTCTCGGCATCTCCGCCGCCGCCCTGCTGGCGGGCTGCGCCTTCGGCCCGCGCCCCGCGCCTCCGGTCGCGACCACACCGCCCTCCCCGCCCACGCCGCGGCCCGTCAAGATCGGCCTGGCGCTGGGCGGCGGCGCCGCGCGCGGCTTTGCCCATATCGGCGTGATCAAGGCGCTCGAGGCCCAGGGCATCCGCGCCGACCTGGTCACCGGCACCAGCGCCGGCGCGGTGGTGGCGGCGCTGTACGCGAGCGGGCTCAATGGCTTCGAGCTGAACAAGCTGGCCTTGACCATGGACGAGGCCGCGATCGCCGACTGGGCGCTGCCGTTCGGCACCCGCTTCGGCGGCTGGCTCAAGGGCGAGGCGCTGCAGAACTACGTCAACCGCCTGGTGCAGAACCGCCCCATCGAAGCCATGAAGCTGCCGCTCGGCATCGTCGCCACCGACCTCAAGAGCGGCGACAAGATCCTGTTCCGCCGCGGCAACACGGGCCAGGCCGTGCGCGCTTCCAGCAGCGTGCCGGGCGTGTTCCAGCCGGTCTCGATCCAGGGGCACGACTATGTCGACGGCGGCCTGGTCGAACCGGTGCCGGTGGATTCCGCGCGCAGCATGGGCGCGGACTTTGTCATTGCGGTCAATATCTCGGCCGACCCGTCGGCGCAGCAGCACGCCGGCCAGAGCGGCGTACTGCTGCAGACCACCGCGATCATGGGACAGTCGATCAACAAGATGGCGCTGGCGCGCGCCGACGTGGTGATCCGGCCGCAGCTGCCCGATATGGGCGGCAGCGACTTCAACGCGCGCAACCGCGCCGTGCTGGCGGGCGAACAGGCCACCGCGGCGGTCATGGCAACGCTGCGGCAGCGGCTGGAACAGGCCCGCTTGGCGCCGGCCGCCAAGGTGGCGGCGCAGTAG
- the gltX gene encoding glutamate--tRNA ligase, translated as MTQRVRTRFAPSPTGFIHLGNIRSALYPWAFARRMQGDFILRIEDTDVERSSQEAVDVILESMAWLELDIDEGPFYQMQRMDRYREVVAQMVEAGLAYRCYMSTAELDALREAQRERGEKPRYNGFWRPEPGKVLPEPPAGVDPVIRFRNPIGGSVVWDDAVKGRIEISNDELDDLVIARPDGTPTYNFCVVVDDLDMQITHVIRGDDHVNNTPRQINIIRALGGTPPVYAHLPTVLNEQGEKMSKRHGAMSVTGYRDEGYLPEAVLNYLARLGWAHGDAEIFSREQFVEWFDLEHLGKSPAQYNPEKLAWLNNHYIKVGDNQRLATLTQPFIEALGGRVEGADLVGVVALVKDRANTLKEVAQAALLFYRGEPQADAALKAEHLTPEIQPALAALSARLAALPAWTRAEISAAFKAVLAEFGLKMPKLAMPVRLLVAGQLQTPSIDAVLELFGRDTVLRRLAAAA; from the coding sequence ATGACTCAACGCGTCCGCACCCGCTTTGCGCCGAGCCCGACCGGCTTTATTCATCTCGGCAACATCCGCTCCGCGCTCTATCCCTGGGCCTTTGCCCGCCGCATGCAGGGCGACTTCATCCTGCGTATCGAGGACACCGACGTCGAGCGCTCGTCGCAGGAAGCGGTCGACGTGATCCTCGAAAGCATGGCCTGGCTGGAACTGGATATCGACGAGGGGCCGTTCTACCAGATGCAGCGCATGGACCGCTATCGCGAGGTGGTGGCGCAGATGGTCGAGGCCGGTCTGGCCTATCGCTGCTACATGAGCACGGCGGAACTGGACGCGCTGCGCGAAGCCCAGCGCGAGCGCGGCGAAAAGCCGCGCTACAACGGCTTCTGGCGGCCCGAGCCGGGCAAGGTGCTGCCCGAACCGCCGGCCGGCGTGGACCCGGTGATCCGCTTCCGGAACCCCATCGGCGGCAGCGTGGTGTGGGACGACGCGGTCAAGGGCCGCATCGAGATTTCCAACGACGAGCTCGACGACCTGGTGATCGCGCGTCCCGACGGCACGCCCACCTACAACTTCTGCGTGGTGGTGGACGATCTCGACATGCAGATCACCCACGTGATCCGCGGCGACGACCACGTCAACAACACGCCGCGCCAGATCAACATCATCCGCGCGCTGGGCGGCACGCCGCCGGTCTATGCGCACCTGCCGACCGTGCTCAACGAGCAGGGCGAGAAGATGAGCAAGCGCCATGGCGCGATGAGCGTGACCGGGTACCGCGACGAGGGCTACCTGCCGGAGGCGGTTCTGAACTACCTGGCGCGGCTGGGCTGGGCCCACGGCGATGCCGAGATCTTCTCGCGCGAGCAGTTCGTCGAATGGTTCGACCTGGAGCACCTGGGCAAGTCGCCGGCCCAGTACAACCCCGAGAAGCTCGCCTGGCTCAACAACCACTACATCAAGGTCGGCGACAACCAGCGCCTGGCCACGCTGACGCAGCCCTTTATCGAGGCGCTGGGCGGCAGGGTGGAAGGGGCCGACCTGGTTGGCGTGGTTGCGCTGGTGAAGGACCGCGCCAACACGCTGAAGGAAGTCGCGCAGGCCGCGCTGCTGTTCTATCGCGGCGAGCCGCAGGCCGATGCCGCGCTCAAGGCGGAACATCTGACCCCGGAGATCCAGCCGGCGCTGGCGGCACTGTCGGCCCGGCTGGCGGCGCTGCCGGCGTGGACCCGCGCAGAGATCAGCGCCGCCTTCAAGGCCGTGCTGGCCGAGTTCGGGCTGAAGATGCCCAAGCTGGCCATGCCGGTACGGCTGCTGGTGGCGGGGCAGTTGCAGACGCCGAGCATCGATGCGGTGCTGGAGCTGTTCGGGCGCGACACGGTGCTGCGCCGCCTGGCCGCCGCGGCCTGA
- a CDS encoding microcin C ABC transporter permease YejB: MLAYLLKRILLMIPTLVGVITLTFVVIQFVPGGPVEQMMMELKGRGGAGEASGGGAEYRGRRGVDPDKIKEIQALYGFDKPPLERYFLMLKRFAQFDLGQSYFQHRSVWELVKSKLPVSVSLGLWTFFLTYLVSVPLGISKAIRAGSRFDVVTSVIVLVGYAIPGFVLGVLLLVVFGGGTFVQWFPLRGLTSDNWEQLSLMGKVMDYLWHLVLPITASVVGSFAVVTMLTKNAFLEEIRKQYVLTARAKGLGERRVLWKHVFRNALIPLVTGFPAAFIGAFFTGSLLIETLFSLDGLGLLSYEAVLRRDYPVVLGTLYLFTLIGLVTRLISDVCYVLVDPRIHFEGLHR; encoded by the coding sequence ATGCTTGCCTATCTGCTCAAACGCATCCTGCTGATGATCCCGACGCTGGTCGGGGTCATCACGCTGACCTTTGTCGTGATCCAGTTCGTGCCGGGCGGCCCGGTCGAACAGATGATGATGGAGCTGAAAGGGCGCGGCGGCGCCGGCGAAGCCAGCGGCGGCGGCGCCGAATACCGCGGGCGGCGCGGCGTCGACCCGGACAAGATCAAGGAGATCCAGGCCCTCTACGGCTTCGACAAGCCGCCGCTCGAGCGCTACTTCCTGATGCTCAAGCGCTTTGCCCAGTTCGACCTGGGCCAGAGTTATTTCCAGCACCGCAGCGTGTGGGAGCTGGTCAAGTCCAAGCTACCGGTATCGGTCAGCCTGGGCTTGTGGACCTTCTTCCTGACCTACCTGGTATCGGTGCCGCTCGGCATCTCCAAGGCGATCCGGGCGGGCAGCCGCTTCGACGTGGTGACCAGCGTCATCGTGCTGGTCGGCTATGCCATTCCCGGTTTCGTGCTGGGCGTGCTGCTGCTGGTGGTGTTCGGCGGCGGCACCTTCGTGCAGTGGTTCCCGCTGCGCGGGCTGACTTCCGACAACTGGGAGCAGCTGTCGCTGATGGGCAAGGTGATGGACTACCTGTGGCACCTGGTGCTGCCGATCACGGCGTCGGTGGTGGGCAGCTTCGCGGTGGTGACCATGCTGACCAAGAACGCCTTCCTCGAGGAAATCCGCAAGCAGTACGTGCTGACCGCGCGCGCCAAGGGCCTGGGCGAGCGCCGGGTGCTGTGGAAGCATGTGTTCCGCAACGCGCTGATCCCGCTGGTGACCGGCTTCCCGGCGGCATTCATCGGCGCCTTCTTCACCGGCTCGCTGCTGATCGAGACGCTGTTCTCGCTCGACGGGCTGGGCCTGCTGTCGTATGAGGCGGTGCTGCGGCGCGACTATCCGGTGGTGCTGGGCACGCTCTACCTGTTCACGCTGATCGGGCTGGTCACGCGCCTGATCTCCGACGTCTGCTACGTGCTGGTGGACCCGCGCATCCATTTCGAGGGCTTGCACCGATGA